From one Saccharomyces cerevisiae S288C chromosome XVI, complete sequence genomic stretch:
- the SYH1 gene encoding Syh1p (hypothetical protein that influences nuclear pore distribution; co-purifies with ribosomes; contains a GYF domain, which bind proline-rich sequences; deletion extends chronological lifespan; SYH1 has a paralog, SMY2, that arose from the whole genome duplication), which translates to MNPINSLAFDLHSVKLADANSDTAALSNSNTPTMNNAALLQRPSSIMDSIGVQRVPSPFVPGSNAISGASTVPFNAYDAEITGSPLQISANQENNSAFSAASSNLHMNASSPSVLNKPSSTFPNVAPYLYNATGPAPNVGNQPPPPGIESQWKYIDSNGNIQGPFGTNNMSQWYQGGYFTPTLQICRLATSPEPFGVNDRFIRLGELTTLVNNYQDPFVAFDFIVIRALNAVPLVAPTSSEKQKVESRDLIPVADVHSDDFTYEEILGLKFEDGSYYHETQVWVPVDGRHITKVDRIPKISAYTAPLSTTSSRSNKTTSSHEEKVPSHEEASPEEQEVFSEEGRTVSNITNEEESIVKNPTKQEEESRGSEKEQNILDQVQPEIEEVDRKDVISTADEPKSKDTPQMTSEEQKRFAKAELMAQKLLEEQQRQEEEKKRREEQRKLKKEKKLKQKQKKEEEKLKKKKKEEGKLEKEKQKELLNNILTGDTETPSSENTATSITTNLAPWANKKPEGAVYNQISSALEDLKKENSSKKEKKPNRTQLDREQALKLQKEILSSAQIPKTQTGSAWGIKPQQPIKVDIKGELMKDSTKINSQSKINKANNGDIKPDSTFIEEQKKLWEQVQKKTKKFNRASSLDDFISRTPSPSSSALNSSNTSNAWTTVSSKSTTHIASTMPVAGNQSKSYISLDTLRSSGGLSTATKTKMSDKSKQIGSSTSIPTLKARQVKPSRIPAYPGNASVSKRQEFLRWCRSQLKLNTGVQPDNVLEMLLSLPPGSESKEIIADTIYSYSSTMDGRRFATDFIKKRLECEEEINDPLSWSEVLAMPEGSSEDWEFQVVGKKKGKRF; encoded by the coding sequence ATGAATCCTATCAACTCTCTAGCGTTTGACCTTCACAGTGTTAAACTTGCAGACGCGAACTCAGACACTGCTGCATTATCAAATAGCAATACTCCAACCATGAACAATGCGGCTCTTTTGCAAAGGCCCTCCTCCATTATGGATTCTATTGGCGTCCAAAGAGTTCCATCTCCTTTTGTGCCAGGGAGTAATGCGATTAGTGGAGCCAGTACTGTTCCCTTCAATGCATATGACGCTGAAATTACTGGATCTCCGCTACAAATATCTGCTAATCAGGAAAACAATAGTGCATTTAGTGCAGCATCATCCAACCTGCATATGAACGCCAGCAGCCCTTCCGTTCTCAATAAACCCTCGAGCACATTTCCAAATGTAGCTCCTTATCTCTACAACGCAACAGGGCCTGCCCCCAACGTTGGTAATCAACCCCCACCACCGGGGATAGAATCTCAGTGGAAATACATTGACTCTAATGGTAACATTCAGGGGCCTTTTGGTACCAATAATATGTCACAGTGGTATCAAGGAGGTTATTTTACTCCAACTTTGCAAATCTGTAGATTAGCAACATCTCCTGAGCCATTTGGTGTAAATGATCGGTTTATTAGACTAGGTGAATTGACTACTCTGGTGAATAATTATCAAGACCCTTTTGTCGCCTTTGATTTCATTGTTATTAGAGCTTTGAATGCTGTTCCACTTGTTGCACCAACTTCAtcagaaaagcaaaaagtTGAGTCAAGAGATTTGATACCTGTTGCTGATGTGCATAGTGATGATTTTACGTATGAAGAAATCCTTGGCCttaaatttgaagatggAAGTTACTATCATGAAACTCAGGTTTGGGTTCCGGTTGACGGCCGTCATATCACAAAGGTAGATCGCATACCAAAGATATCTGCATATACCGCTCCTCTATCCACGACTTCTAGTAGATCTAATAAAACCACTTCTTCCCATGAAGAGAAGGTTCCTTCCCACGAGGAAGCTTCTCCAGAGGAGCAAGAGGTTTTTTCAGAAGAGGGCAGAACTGTTTCTAACATAacaaatgaagaggaaTCTATTGTCAAAAATCCTACTAAGCAGGAGGAAGAATCTCGAGGAAGCGAGAAAGAGCAAAATATATTGGATCAAGTTCAACCAGAGATTGAAGAGGTAGACCGTAAGGATGTAATATCCACTGCTGATGAGCCGAAAAGCAAAGATACGCCGCAAATGACTTCTGAAGAGCAGAAAAGGTTTGCAAAGGCAGAACTGATGGCACAAAAATTATTGGAAGAACAACAAagacaagaagaagaaaaaaagagaagagaaGAACAGCGCAAATTaaagaaggagaaaaaattgaagcaaaagcagaaaaaggaagaagagaagttaaaaaagaagaagaaggaagaaggaaaattagagaaagaaaagcaaaaagaatTGCTAAATAACATTTTAACTGGAGATACAGAAACTCCATCTTCCGAAAACACCGCAACTTCCATAACCACTAATTTGGCGCCTTGGGCTAACAAGAAACCCGAGGGTGCTGTTTATAATCAGATTTCATCTGCTCTTGAagatttgaagaaggaGAACTCGtccaagaaagaaaaaaaacctaaTCGTACTCAGTTAGATCGTGAGCAGGCATTAAAACTacagaaagaaatattaaGCTCGGCGCAAATTCCGAAAACTCAAACTGGTTCTGCCTGGGGTATAAAGCCACAGCAACCGATCAAAGTTGATATTAAAGGAGAATTGATGAAAGACAGTACCAAAATTAACAGTCAGTCTAAAATTAACAAGGCCAACAATGGTGATATTAAACCAGATTCCACTTTTATTGAAGAGCAGAAAAAGCTGTGGGAACAagttcaaaagaaaacaaagaaattcAACCGCGCTTCTTCACTCGATGATTTCATTTCAAGAACGCCTTCCCCATCTTCTTCGGCATTGAACTCTTCGAATACTAGCAATGCGTGGACCACGGTTTCTTCTAAGAGCACAACCCACATCGCTTCCACCATGCCTGTCGCTGGTAACCAGTCAAAGTCATATATCAGTTTGGACACACTGCGTTCTTCTGGGGGGTTATCTACCGCAACAAAAACTAAAATGAGCGATAAGAGTAAACAAATTGGCTCATCCACTAGTATCCCGACTTTAAAGGCCCGTCAAGTTAAACCGTCTCGCATCCCTGCCTATCCCGGTAACGCTTCTGTCTCTAAGCgtcaagaatttttgagaTGGTGCCGATCCCAATTAAAACTAAATACGGGTGTTCAGCCCGATAATGTTTTAGAAATGCTACTTAGCTTGCCCCCAGGTTCAGAATCCAAGGAAATTATCGCAGATACCATATATTCCTACAGTTCAACAATGGACGGTAGGAGATTTGCCACtgatttcatcaaaaaacGTCTAGAATgcgaagaagaaattaatgaCCCCTTGAGCTGGAGTGAAGTATTAGCTATGCCTGAAGGCAGTTCCGAAGACTGGGAATTTCAAGTTGttggtaaaaagaaaggaaaaagattttga